From Candidatus Persebacteraceae bacterium Df01, a single genomic window includes:
- a CDS encoding peptidoglycan DD-metalloendopeptidase family protein codes for MLKKISAFLILLPLAACAPSQVPAPVSTVDEIKSKKFLSIAPEQPEPQVNRPDFHKISSGETLQEIAFNYGLDYRELAVWNGLSDPNKIYAGNLLRLSPTNNTPVTDVVTSQKSAGIVATPELVPSSPTPTAEPKPTRLTVGTTTPSSSPDGTNAPVKTSPLASKYPYDKNTLNKLRTAWQNKHATPTKTKLSEAATAPTPQPTTDGAPQTVRRRFDVDWSWPSSGGISQKFSNSSKGININGNKGDAVYASADGQVVYVGTGVKSYGRLVILKHKNDYLSAYAHNDEVFVKESQSVKRGQKIAMFGDSGTDRVMLHLEIRKAGKPFDPLQVLPAKP; via the coding sequence ATGTTAAAAAAAATATCTGCCTTTTTGATACTTCTTCCACTTGCAGCTTGTGCACCTTCACAGGTACCTGCGCCAGTATCAACTGTGGATGAAATCAAATCAAAAAAATTTCTCAGTATCGCACCTGAACAGCCGGAACCGCAAGTTAACCGCCCCGACTTTCACAAAATCAGTAGCGGAGAAACACTGCAAGAAATCGCTTTTAACTACGGCTTGGATTATCGTGAATTGGCGGTGTGGAATGGTCTTTCCGACCCTAACAAAATATACGCCGGCAATCTGCTACGCCTTTCACCAACTAATAATACACCTGTGACCGATGTTGTCACGAGCCAAAAGTCGGCGGGCATTGTCGCTACACCCGAACTCGTCCCCTCCTCACCTACGCCAACAGCTGAACCAAAGCCGACTCGCCTCACGGTTGGTACGACAACGCCGTCTTCATCACCCGATGGCACTAATGCACCAGTCAAGACATCTCCGCTAGCCAGCAAATATCCTTATGACAAAAACACGCTTAATAAGTTACGTACCGCTTGGCAAAATAAACACGCCACGCCCACAAAAACTAAACTTAGTGAAGCCGCAACAGCACCAACTCCCCAGCCTACGACAGATGGAGCGCCACAGACGGTACGACGACGTTTTGATGTAGACTGGAGTTGGCCATCTAGCGGTGGTATCAGCCAAAAATTCAGTAATTCTTCCAAAGGCATTAACATTAACGGAAATAAGGGCGATGCGGTATATGCCAGTGCCGATGGACAAGTCGTATACGTAGGCACCGGCGTTAAAAGCTATGGGCGTCTCGTTATCTTAAAACATAAAAACGATTATCTAAGTGCCTATGCACACAATGATGAAGTTTTTGTTAAAGAAAGTCAATCGGTAAAGCGTGGTCAAAAAATCGCTATGTTTGGTGACAGCGGCACTGACCGCGTAATGTTGCACTTAGAAATTCGTAAAGCCGGAAAACCGTTTGATCCATTACAAGTTTTGCCAGCGAAGCCTTAA
- the rdgB gene encoding RdgB/HAM1 family non-canonical purine NTP pyrophosphatase — protein sequence MSFPTIVIASGNTGKVREIRAALQPLAARLPCLADLGLNGAEEPYGTFFENALAKARAAAAVSGETAVADDSGLVVKALNGAPGVHSARYGGDKTDDATNNNKLLQEMVGKKDRTAFYYAAMVLVQTANDPAPMFAEGFWCGEIINESRGDGGFGYDPLFYDPRVGKTGAQMTLEEKEAVSHRGQSLRELMRLIKTRRF from the coding sequence ATGTCCTTTCCGACTATTGTTATCGCCAGTGGAAACACCGGCAAAGTGCGTGAAATTCGTGCTGCCTTACAGCCACTAGCTGCGCGGCTACCTTGTTTAGCTGATTTAGGACTAAATGGTGCCGAAGAACCGTATGGTACATTTTTTGAAAATGCCCTGGCTAAAGCGCGAGCGGCAGCTGCGGTAAGTGGTGAAACAGCAGTAGCCGATGATTCGGGCTTGGTAGTAAAAGCTCTAAACGGCGCACCGGGAGTGCATTCAGCGCGTTATGGTGGCGACAAAACCGACGATGCAACTAACAATAACAAGCTATTACAAGAGATGGTTGGGAAAAAAGACCGGACAGCATTTTATTATGCGGCGATGGTTTTGGTGCAGACAGCAAACGATCCAGCACCAATGTTTGCCGAAGGATTTTGGTGCGGTGAAATTATTAATGAATCGCGTGGTGACGGTGGATTTGGCTATGACCCACTGTTTTATGATCCGCGTGTGGGCAAGACTGGTGCGCAAATGACGCTGGAAGAAAAAGAAGCCGTCAGTCATCGCGGACAGTCGTTACGTGAATTAATGCGACTAATTAAAACTCGCCGCTTTTAA
- the hemW gene encoding radical SAM family heme chaperone HemW: MEAPLLSAGRVRNPPPLSLYIHLPWCTRKCPYCDFNSHQAATQIPETEYINALLADAESLLPAIWGRRVQTIFLGGGTPSLFSPTAIDRLFSGLRALSLLPPDIEITMEANPDSSDMQKFSEFRALGINRLSLGVQSFDDSCLRILGRVHDGAAARRAATAATEFDNFNIDLMHALPGQTATAASTDVKIAIEFAPTHLSLYQLTLEPKTPFFRHPPTGLPSEDTGADIADAVARTAAENGYARYEVSAYARAETQCNHNLNYWRFGDYAGIGAGAHGKLTVHGEIWRDVRITHPATYMRQAAAGTAVAKRNKVSVREAAFEFLLNALRLTDGFETAILTDYAGVTIADIEVPLAACEADGLLERTATHIRPTTKGLRYLNDMLIRFLPTEKSVNRQHTIVLQTAK, encoded by the coding sequence ATGGAAGCACCGCTGCTGTCAGCGGGGCGAGTACGTAACCCGCCACCTCTGAGTCTGTATATTCATCTGCCGTGGTGTACGCGCAAATGCCCTTATTGCGATTTTAATTCTCATCAGGCGGCGACACAGATTCCTGAAACAGAATACATTAACGCTCTGTTAGCCGACGCCGAGTCACTACTACCTGCAATATGGGGTCGACGCGTGCAAACGATTTTTTTAGGTGGAGGCACACCCAGCTTGTTTTCACCAACAGCAATTGACCGGCTATTTAGCGGGCTGCGAGCACTGTCTTTGTTGCCTCCCGATATAGAAATAACCATGGAAGCTAATCCCGATTCTTCCGATATGCAAAAGTTTTCTGAATTTCGCGCTTTGGGTATAAATCGTCTGTCATTAGGTGTACAGAGTTTTGATGACTCTTGTTTGCGGATACTTGGCAGAGTGCATGACGGCGCTGCTGCACGACGAGCAGCTACTGCTGCTACTGAATTTGATAATTTTAATATAGACCTTATGCATGCACTGCCGGGACAAACGGCAACTGCGGCATCAACAGATGTAAAAATAGCGATTGAATTTGCTCCCACACATTTGTCGTTATATCAATTGACTCTAGAGCCTAAAACTCCTTTTTTTCGTCATCCACCAACCGGTTTGCCAAGTGAAGATACCGGTGCTGACATTGCCGATGCCGTAGCTCGAACGGCAGCAGAAAATGGCTATGCACGCTATGAAGTGTCCGCATATGCCCGCGCAGAAACACAATGCAACCACAATTTAAACTACTGGCGTTTCGGCGACTATGCCGGCATTGGCGCCGGCGCTCATGGAAAACTTACAGTACACGGCGAGATATGGCGGGATGTGCGGATTACACATCCCGCCACCTACATGCGCCAAGCCGCCGCCGGCACGGCCGTTGCTAAACGAAACAAAGTTTCCGTTCGCGAAGCAGCTTTTGAATTTTTACTTAACGCATTGCGGCTGACTGATGGTTTTGAAACGGCAATACTTACCGATTACGCCGGAGTCACCATTGCTGATATTGAAGTACCTCTGGCGGCTTGCGAGGCAGACGGACTACTAGAACGCACTGCCACCCATATTCGTCCAACTACAAAGGGATTGCGATATTTAAATGACATGCTCATACGATTTTTACCAACAGAAAAATCAGTTAACAGACAGCACACAATAGTTTTACAAACAGCCAAATAA
- the gcvT gene encoding glycine cleavage system aminomethyltransferase GcvT — MPKIHHTPLNDLHIQWRGKMTDFSGYSLPLSYAGGGFIAEHIHTRTQASLFDASHMGQLTVSGSNAAETLSKLTPADVSHIAVGTTKYAVLTSDCGGVLDDFIIGNDGDRGFFIVFNASRKAVDIAHLRKHLPASCTITEMSTWALLALQGPQAAAVMETISATAVTLNFMHAGWFNIDGVECRITRGGYTGEDGFEISIPAKAAVNIASQLAAHPAVKPAGLGARDSLRLEAGLCLYGHELTENITPIEAGLLWSIPKHRREGGDYAGADIITQQIANGPSRSLVGLRPQGKKVVRAGAKLRSTTGEDIGAVTSGLHGPSLQFAIALGFVKTPYAATGGIITAEVRGEWINCEVVKLPFVSHQYRRKS; from the coding sequence ATGCCTAAAATTCATCATACACCGTTAAACGATTTACACATACAGTGGCGTGGCAAAATGACCGACTTTTCCGGTTATTCGTTGCCGCTGTCTTATGCTGGCGGTGGCTTTATTGCCGAACATATACATACTCGCACACAAGCATCATTGTTTGATGCTTCACACATGGGACAGCTAACGGTTTCTGGCAGCAACGCAGCTGAAACACTGTCAAAGCTCACTCCGGCAGACGTATCGCATATTGCCGTCGGTACCACTAAATATGCTGTTCTTACTAGCGACTGTGGCGGTGTGCTGGATGACTTTATTATCGGTAATGACGGTGACCGCGGTTTTTTCATTGTATTTAATGCTTCACGCAAGGCGGTAGATATTGCTCATTTACGAAAGCATTTGCCCGCTTCTTGCACTATCACCGAAATGTCCACGTGGGCGTTGCTTGCCCTGCAAGGTCCTCAAGCTGCGGCAGTTATGGAAACCATATCGGCGACAGCTGTCACGCTAAATTTCATGCACGCCGGCTGGTTTAATATTGACGGTGTTGAGTGCCGCATCACACGCGGCGGCTATACTGGCGAAGACGGTTTTGAAATTTCCATTCCCGCAAAGGCTGCCGTTAATATCGCTAGCCAATTGGCGGCACATCCCGCAGTCAAACCCGCCGGCTTGGGTGCACGCGATTCATTACGGTTGGAAGCAGGGCTGTGTTTGTACGGACACGAACTAACCGAGAATATTACGCCAATAGAAGCAGGATTGCTATGGTCGATACCAAAACATCGCCGAGAAGGTGGAGATTATGCCGGCGCCGACATTATTACTCAGCAAATTGCTAACGGACCATCACGAAGCTTGGTAGGATTGCGCCCACAGGGGAAAAAAGTCGTGCGCGCCGGCGCCAAACTGCGTAGCACTACCGGAGAAGATATCGGTGCAGTTACTAGCGGATTACATGGACCAAGTTTGCAATTCGCCATTGCGCTGGGATTTGTTAAAACCCCATACGCTGCAACGGGCGGTATTATCACCGCCGAAGTGCGCGGTGAATGGATTAATTGTGAGGTAGTCAAACTGCCTTTTGTTTCACACCAATATAGGAGAAAATCATGA
- the gcvH gene encoding glycine cleavage system protein GcvH yields MSKQYTQEHEWIEDVGNGRFRVGITDFAQEQLGDVVSVELPEVGQYVAQKEECAVIESVKAASDIYAPISGEVAAVNETLIDNPGLVNESPEDGGWLWEMTTDAAAEELMDATAYAAFVEEA; encoded by the coding sequence ATGAGCAAGCAATATACACAAGAACACGAATGGATTGAAGACGTCGGTAACGGGCGTTTTCGCGTTGGCATTACCGATTTTGCGCAGGAACAGCTGGGCGACGTAGTGTCGGTGGAACTGCCGGAAGTTGGACAATATGTTGCTCAAAAAGAAGAATGTGCTGTTATTGAATCAGTTAAAGCCGCCAGCGACATTTATGCACCCATTTCCGGCGAAGTAGCTGCCGTTAATGAAACATTGATTGACAATCCGGGGCTAGTCAACGAATCACCCGAAGACGGAGGTTGGCTGTGGGAAATGACAACCGACGCGGCGGCGGAAGAACTCATGGATGCGACGGCGTATGCCGCATTTGTGGAAGAAGCATAA
- the gcvP gene encoding aminomethyl-transferring glycine dehydrogenase, with the protein MNNRNDFLPTAGFANRHCGISSEDQREMLQTIGFEKLDDMEKILPPEIVGRLPDIGPALTEDEATAELSSMARKNKVAVSMLGLGYYGTSMPAVVRRNLLESAAWYTAYTPYQAEIAQGRLEMLLNFQTLVIDLTGLPMAGASLLDEATAAAEAMTLLRRQSRSDSNVFLVDETLFPQTLAVLKTRAAPLGIQLNILPAEKCTEAPEAFGAILGYPAGDGRLYDPSAIVETLKSRNIGVACCTDLLALALIKSPGEIGFDVAVGNAQRLGVPMGCGGPHPGFMAFSSTLRRHVPGRLVGVSKDTHGRAGFRLSAQTREQHIRREKATSNICTAQALPAMLVAAYVVYRGPDRLKAVAKRVWRLALALAAGLRKMGRAPLHDNFFDTLRVSATDAVAVVDKALQNGICLLHRDGVVGISIDECTTPTHIEAVWHAFGGNAPDFDAIASEIDDTLPAKFVRTDAFCTHETFNIYHTEHEMLRYLRRLGQKDIALDRSMIPLGSCTMKLNAAVQMEPLSWPLLANVHPFAPASHQAGYAQLAAKLESLLAKISGFDSVSLQPNAGAQGEYAGLLAIRRYLDSLDQGHRDVCLIPLSAHGTNPASAVMAGMRVVPVEIDNAGQVSEDDLRQKIALHRNNLAALMLTYPSTYGVFGRRMPALCELVHEAGGQVYMDGANFNALVGVSLPGQFGADVMHINLHKTFCIPHGGGGPGMGPIGVQAHLREFLPKHPMQNGGEDDYDTVSAAPWGSALILHISWMYIRMMGADGLRRATLSALLAANYIAKQLGSAYPVEFHDENGYVAHECIVDARVFKSAGVSVEDIAKRLMDYGFHAPTVSWPVAGAMMIEPTESETKNEIDRLCDALLSIVGEIKRITDGEWPRDDNPLINAPHTAEDLLVENWTHPYSRETAAYPLSWVRRHKYWPPIGRIDAAWGDRNLVCACPPIESYS; encoded by the coding sequence ATGAACAACCGTAACGATTTTTTACCGACGGCAGGTTTTGCTAACCGGCACTGTGGCATATCGTCAGAAGATCAGCGAGAGATGTTGCAGACTATCGGATTTGAAAAATTAGATGACATGGAAAAAATTCTTCCGCCGGAAATCGTCGGGCGCCTACCAGACATTGGACCAGCACTAACTGAAGATGAAGCCACCGCCGAGTTGTCGTCCATGGCGAGAAAAAATAAAGTAGCAGTGAGCATGCTCGGGCTTGGCTACTATGGCACGAGTATGCCGGCAGTGGTACGCCGTAATTTACTAGAAAGCGCTGCCTGGTACACTGCCTACACGCCTTATCAGGCCGAAATTGCACAAGGTCGGTTGGAAATGCTGCTTAATTTTCAAACTCTGGTAATTGATTTAACCGGCTTGCCTATGGCTGGAGCATCGTTGTTGGATGAAGCGACGGCAGCGGCAGAAGCCATGACCTTACTGCGGCGTCAAAGTCGTTCTGACAGCAATGTTTTTCTTGTTGATGAAACGCTGTTTCCACAAACTTTGGCAGTTCTAAAAACGCGCGCCGCACCGCTGGGAATTCAACTCAATATTTTGCCGGCAGAAAAATGTACCGAAGCGCCAGAAGCCTTTGGCGCCATTTTGGGTTATCCTGCCGGTGACGGACGGTTGTATGATCCATCAGCAATTGTAGAGACTCTCAAAAGCCGTAATATTGGTGTTGCCTGCTGCACAGATTTGCTAGCCCTCGCATTAATTAAATCACCAGGAGAAATTGGTTTTGACGTTGCCGTGGGCAATGCCCAACGTTTGGGTGTGCCAATGGGTTGTGGCGGACCACACCCTGGATTTATGGCTTTTTCGTCCACATTACGCCGCCACGTGCCGGGTAGGCTGGTAGGCGTTTCCAAAGATACCCATGGTCGTGCCGGTTTTCGCCTATCGGCGCAAACACGCGAACAGCATATTCGTCGCGAAAAAGCTACTAGCAATATCTGTACTGCACAAGCACTGCCGGCAATGTTAGTAGCAGCATATGTGGTGTATCGCGGTCCGGATCGGCTAAAGGCCGTAGCAAAACGAGTGTGGCGGCTGGCTTTAGCTTTGGCGGCAGGATTACGAAAAATGGGACGAGCCCCATTACATGATAACTTTTTTGACACCCTACGGGTGTCGGCAACAGATGCAGTGGCGGTGGTGGACAAAGCGCTGCAAAACGGTATCTGCCTGTTGCATCGTGATGGCGTCGTCGGCATTAGCATAGACGAATGCACCACCCCAACACATATTGAAGCAGTATGGCACGCCTTTGGTGGTAACGCACCCGATTTTGACGCCATTGCCTCGGAAATCGATGATACCTTACCTGCCAAATTCGTACGCACCGACGCTTTTTGCACACACGAAACATTTAATATTTATCATACCGAACATGAGATGTTGCGTTACTTGCGGCGGCTTGGGCAAAAAGACATTGCCCTTGACCGTTCCATGATTCCGCTTGGTTCGTGCACAATGAAACTTAATGCTGCCGTACAAATGGAACCACTGTCTTGGCCTCTGTTAGCAAACGTTCACCCTTTTGCGCCAGCTTCGCACCAGGCCGGTTATGCACAACTCGCTGCCAAGTTAGAATCACTATTAGCAAAAATATCAGGTTTTGACTCTGTGTCTTTGCAACCAAACGCCGGCGCCCAAGGCGAATACGCTGGTCTGCTGGCGATACGCCGCTATCTTGATAGCCTTGATCAAGGACATCGCGATGTGTGTTTAATTCCACTGTCCGCACATGGCACTAATCCAGCCAGCGCGGTCATGGCGGGTATGCGCGTGGTGCCGGTAGAAATTGATAATGCAGGGCAAGTGAGCGAAGATGATTTACGGCAAAAAATTGCCCTCCACCGTAACAATCTGGCGGCATTAATGCTCACCTATCCATCCACTTACGGCGTATTTGGTAGAAGAATGCCGGCATTGTGTGAGCTTGTACACGAAGCAGGCGGACAGGTATACATGGACGGCGCCAATTTCAACGCCTTAGTCGGCGTATCACTACCCGGACAGTTTGGTGCTGATGTTATGCATATTAATTTACACAAAACTTTTTGCATTCCACACGGCGGTGGAGGTCCCGGCATGGGACCGATTGGAGTGCAGGCACACCTGCGTGAATTTTTACCCAAACATCCCATGCAAAATGGCGGGGAAGATGATTATGATACCGTATCGGCCGCGCCGTGGGGGTCGGCGTTAATTCTCCATATTTCTTGGATGTATATTCGCATGATGGGCGCTGATGGACTGCGCCGAGCGACATTAAGCGCCTTACTCGCCGCTAACTATATCGCCAAACAGTTAGGTAGCGCTTATCCAGTGGAATTTCATGACGAAAACGGTTATGTGGCACATGAATGCATTGTAGATGCACGCGTATTCAAATCGGCAGGGGTGTCAGTAGAAGACATTGCCAAACGGTTGATGGACTACGGTTTTCATGCACCGACAGTATCATGGCCAGTGGCAGGCGCGATGATGATTGAGCCCACCGAATCGGAAACCAAAAACGAAATAGACCGCTTGTGTGACGCCTTGTTGTCTATTGTCGGTGAAATCAAACGCATTACCGACGGTGAATGGCCACGTGATGATAATCCGTTGATAAACGCACCGCACACCGCCGAAGATTTGCTGGTAGAAAATTGGACACATCCATACAGTCGAGAAACGGCAGCATATCCATTATCTTGGGTGCGGCGCCATAAATACTGGCCACCCATCGGCCGCATAGATGCCGCTTGGGGCGACCGCAATTTGGTATGCGCTTGTCCGCCCATAGAGTCTTACAGCTAA
- a CDS encoding histidinol phosphate phosphatase — protein sequence MSEIEQLMNFAQQLSTHAREITLPHFRSGIHSNTKADDSPVTIADRDCEAAMRTLIADTYPTHGVVGEEYGDDSANCSDVWVLDPIDGTRSFITGSRQYCTLIAFVRDGIAQIGLIDMPAENECWLACDVSDKQSVTLNGKPCVTSTCHKLSESSLVTTTLGVADNACEAAAKRLCRSAGQMRLGGDASAYGCVASGYADIAVDYKMACHDYLPLVPIVRAAGGVISDWQGETLQLSSTHRTEVLASATIDLHQQALSTLNMQK from the coding sequence ATGAGTGAGATTGAACAATTGATGAATTTTGCGCAACAGTTGTCAACGCACGCGCGTGAAATCACCTTGCCTCATTTTCGCTCCGGTATACACAGCAATACCAAAGCCGACGATTCACCGGTCACAATCGCTGATCGCGATTGTGAAGCCGCTATGCGGACACTCATTGCCGATACCTATCCGACACATGGTGTTGTCGGCGAAGAATATGGCGATGATTCGGCCAATTGCAGCGACGTGTGGGTGCTAGACCCAATTGACGGCACGCGGAGTTTTATTACTGGCAGCCGCCAGTACTGCACATTAATTGCCTTTGTGCGTGATGGCATAGCACAAATCGGGCTAATTGACATGCCCGCAGAAAATGAATGTTGGCTCGCATGCGACGTGTCCGACAAACAATCGGTAACGCTAAACGGCAAGCCTTGCGTAACTTCTACCTGCCACAAATTAAGCGAATCTTCCTTAGTTACTACCACGTTGGGAGTGGCTGATAACGCATGCGAAGCTGCGGCAAAACGACTGTGCCGGAGTGCGGGGCAAATGCGGTTAGGTGGTGACGCTTCGGCTTATGGTTGCGTGGCATCTGGTTATGCCGATATAGCAGTGGATTATAAAATGGCGTGTCATGATTATCTGCCACTGGTGCCTATTGTACGCGCCGCCGGTGGCGTGATTAGCGATTGGCAAGGAGAAACATTGCAATTATCTTCAACTCACCGAACCGAAGTGTTGGCGAGCGCTACAATCGACTTGCATCAGCAGGCACTATCCACATTGAATATGCAAAAATAA
- a CDS encoding FAD-dependent oxidoreductase: MKKQAKVVVIGGGVAGVSTLYHLAHKGWGADSVLLERHELTSGSTWHAAGLLPLFNMSYSVGQLHKYSLNLYSGLEAETGLKSGLAQVSNIRMALTEERMDEYRQYAAVAATIGVAVEFLTPQQVKDIWPLCVTDGLIGAIRHPEDGYIQPAELTFALAKGARNHGAEIYNRTTVTDIQRRNGQWAVVTDKGEICCEHIVSATGNYVRQTGAMVGLDIPVIPVQHQYIVTDEIPELMERRSQGLPEMGVLREPDGSWYMREERGGLILGPYEFGAPACYLNGPAPDAERELFQEDLERLMPHIESAIRRVPCFEKGGVKQVFNGAICYTPDGNPIVGPAWNLPNFWINEGHSFGITAGGGAGWQLAEWIVDGEPTVDMLGVEPRRFGDYATKTYLIKKNEETYANMYTVHYPDEEREAARPLRTAPCYDRLKAMGAVFGQKFGWERANWFAPENVEAKDDWSFRRSKWFPHVVNEAKNVAANAGLLDMTAFAKCRIKGAGARAFLDNLVANKLPKKDGRIALCHALNSRGGVHSEFTIYKESDESYYLVSAGAWQRLDHDWINKHLPADGSVVFEQLTNQRGVLVLAGPQSREIMQRVSPHEDFSTTSFPWLSGRWVDVGVAPALAVRVNFVGELGWELHHPIEYQNHIFDALMAAGADLGLKPFGIRAMDMLRIEKSYKLVGQELSTEYAAWESGLQRFVFPDKGDFIGRDELLQWRERGFKWQSVTMEIGNIKDADPLGNNAIFKDGKTVGRATSGNFGPRLQKTFALAMVPPSLARVGEAFEMDVLGERHPAVIVKESPYDSDNTVLKG, translated from the coding sequence ATGAAAAAACAAGCAAAAGTAGTAGTCATTGGCGGCGGCGTAGCCGGCGTATCAACCTTATATCATTTGGCACACAAAGGCTGGGGCGCGGATTCGGTGTTGCTGGAACGGCACGAGTTAACGTCTGGTTCCACTTGGCATGCCGCCGGTTTGTTACCTTTATTTAACATGTCATATTCGGTGGGACAGTTGCACAAATATTCCCTTAATTTATATAGTGGATTGGAAGCCGAAACTGGTCTCAAAAGCGGCTTGGCGCAGGTAAGCAATATTCGCATGGCCTTGACAGAAGAACGTATGGACGAATACCGGCAGTATGCCGCTGTCGCTGCCACCATTGGCGTGGCAGTAGAATTTCTCACACCCCAGCAAGTAAAAGATATTTGGCCACTGTGTGTGACCGACGGACTCATCGGCGCCATTCGGCATCCCGAAGACGGTTATATTCAACCAGCGGAGCTAACTTTTGCATTGGCTAAGGGCGCACGCAATCACGGTGCCGAGATATACAATCGCACTACAGTTACCGACATTCAAAGACGTAATGGACAGTGGGCAGTAGTTACCGACAAGGGAGAGATTTGTTGCGAACACATTGTGAGCGCCACCGGTAATTATGTACGCCAGACCGGCGCCATGGTGGGATTAGATATTCCCGTTATTCCGGTGCAGCACCAGTACATCGTAACAGACGAGATACCAGAATTGATGGAACGCCGCAGCCAGGGATTACCTGAAATGGGCGTGTTGCGCGAGCCCGATGGCTCTTGGTATATGCGCGAAGAGCGCGGCGGACTAATTCTCGGTCCTTACGAATTTGGTGCGCCAGCATGCTATCTTAACGGTCCCGCACCTGACGCTGAGCGAGAGCTATTTCAAGAAGATTTAGAACGACTGATGCCGCACATTGAGTCAGCAATTCGCCGAGTACCGTGCTTTGAAAAAGGTGGAGTGAAGCAAGTATTTAATGGCGCCATTTGCTACACACCAGACGGTAATCCTATTGTTGGCCCGGCGTGGAACTTACCCAATTTTTGGATTAATGAAGGTCACAGTTTTGGTATTACTGCCGGCGGCGGCGCCGGCTGGCAGTTGGCAGAATGGATTGTAGACGGCGAACCTACCGTTGACATGCTAGGCGTTGAACCACGACGTTTTGGCGACTATGCTACCAAAACCTATCTCATCAAAAAGAATGAAGAAACCTATGCCAACATGTACACTGTACATTATCCCGATGAGGAGCGAGAGGCTGCTCGACCATTACGCACCGCACCATGTTATGACCGTTTGAAGGCAATGGGTGCCGTTTTTGGTCAAAAATTTGGCTGGGAACGCGCTAACTGGTTTGCTCCTGAAAACGTAGAAGCCAAAGATGATTGGTCATTCCGACGTTCCAAGTGGTTTCCACACGTTGTCAACGAAGCAAAAAATGTCGCCGCCAATGCCGGTCTTTTGGACATGACCGCCTTTGCTAAATGTCGCATTAAGGGAGCTGGAGCACGCGCCTTTTTGGACAATTTGGTAGCCAACAAGCTACCAAAAAAAGACGGTCGCATTGCTTTATGTCATGCACTTAACAGTCGTGGCGGAGTACATTCCGAATTTACCATTTATAAAGAAAGTGATGAATCATATTATCTAGTATCCGCCGGAGCTTGGCAGCGGCTAGACCACGATTGGATTAACAAACACCTCCCCGCCGACGGTTCAGTTGTATTTGAGCAGTTGACCAATCAACGAGGCGTATTGGTGCTGGCTGGACCGCAGTCGCGCGAAATTATGCAACGCGTCTCGCCACACGAAGATTTTTCAACCACCTCCTTTCCTTGGTTGTCGGGACGGTGGGTGGATGTGGGGGTAGCACCAGCATTGGCGGTGCGAGTGAATTTCGTCGGCGAATTAGGATGGGAATTGCACCACCCAATAGAATATCAAAATCATATCTTTGATGCGCTTATGGCAGCCGGTGCCGATTTAGGATTAAAACCTTTCGGCATTCGCGCCATGGACATGTTGCGCATAGAAAAATCCTACAAACTAGTGGGACAGGAATTGTCCACTGAATATGCTGCTTGGGAAAGTGGATTGCAGCGTTTTGTTTTTCCTGATAAGGGAGATTTTATTGGGCGCGACGAACTTTTGCAGTGGCGCGAGCGCGGTTTTAAATGGCAGAGCGTAACCATGGAGATAGGCAACATTAAAGACGCTGACCCTCTCGGCAACAATGCCATTTTCAAAGATGGTAAAACAGTGGGACGTGCAACCAGCGGCAACTTTGGACCACGGCTACAAAAAACGTTCGCGTTGGCAATGGTGCCGCCATCTCTAGCGCGTGTCGGCGAAGCTTTTGAAATGGACGTGCTAGGCGAAAGACATCCTGCCGTTATAGTTAAAGAAAGTCCTTATGACTCCGATAATACGGTATTGAAAGGATAA
- a CDS encoding zinc ribbon domain-containing protein, whose product MPIYEYQCKQCGHQDSDMDSINAPRVKKCPSCGKRSFSRLISASSFQLKGSGWYATDFRNNDKADNKTEKEKKTDKANAVDDGKTTTKKPDKKESKTENKKGPKEAA is encoded by the coding sequence ATGCCCATTTACGAATATCAGTGCAAGCAATGTGGACATCAAGATTCCGATATGGATTCCATCAATGCGCCGCGTGTCAAAAAATGTCCATCTTGCGGCAAACGCTCATTTTCTCGCCTCATCTCTGCGTCTTCTTTTCAACTAAAAGGCAGTGGTTGGTATGCGACTGATTTTCGCAACAACGACAAAGCAGATAATAAAACGGAGAAAGAAAAAAAGACTGACAAGGCGAATGCCGTTGACGACGGAAAAACAACTACCAAAAAACCTGATAAAAAAGAATCCAAAACGGAAAATAAAAAAGGCCCCAAAGAAGCAGCTTAA